One stretch of Sandaracinaceae bacterium DNA includes these proteins:
- a CDS encoding 3-keto-5-aminohexanoate cleavage protein: MDKAILTCALNGVLTNPKQHPVPVTPEEMAASAKDAFDAGAAIFHIHFRDQREGMGHMPSWDPEVAKACSDAIRDACPGAIINQTTGTVGPDVSGPIACIDRIEPEIAACNAGSLNYLKLRSNGQWAWPPMLFDNPVSKVDAMLKAMQKKGALPEFECFDVGIVRSVGLYQGAGMTETAQYNFVMGVASGMPVDNDLLELLLKYKTPESTWQCTLIGRQEIWATHQRAAELGGMLRTGVEDTFYLPDGERTTGNGPLIEALARCARNAGREIASPDEARALLKLRAA, from the coding sequence ATGGACAAGGCGATCCTGACCTGCGCGCTCAACGGCGTGCTCACCAACCCGAAGCAGCACCCCGTGCCCGTCACCCCCGAGGAGATGGCGGCCTCGGCGAAGGACGCGTTCGACGCGGGCGCGGCGATCTTCCACATCCACTTCCGCGACCAGCGCGAGGGCATGGGCCACATGCCGAGCTGGGATCCCGAGGTGGCCAAGGCGTGCAGCGACGCCATCCGGGACGCGTGCCCCGGCGCCATCATCAACCAGACCACCGGGACCGTCGGCCCCGACGTCTCGGGCCCCATCGCCTGCATCGATCGCATCGAGCCGGAGATCGCGGCCTGCAACGCGGGCAGCCTCAACTACCTGAAGCTCCGCAGCAACGGGCAGTGGGCGTGGCCGCCGATGCTCTTCGACAACCCCGTGTCGAAGGTCGACGCGATGCTGAAGGCCATGCAGAAGAAGGGCGCGCTGCCCGAGTTCGAGTGCTTCGACGTGGGCATCGTGCGCTCGGTCGGGCTCTATCAGGGCGCGGGCATGACCGAGACCGCGCAGTACAACTTCGTGATGGGCGTCGCGTCCGGCATGCCGGTCGACAACGATCTCCTCGAGCTGCTGCTGAAATACAAGACGCCGGAGTCGACCTGGCAGTGCACCCTCATCGGCCGCCAGGAGATCTGGGCGACCCACCAGCGCGCGGCGGAGCTGGGCGGAATGCTGCGCACGGGGGTGGAGGACACGTTCTACCTCCCCGACGGTGAGCGCACGACGGGCAACGGGCCGCTGATCGAGGCGCTCGCCCGGTGCGCGAGGAACGCGGGCCGCGAGATCGCGTCGCCCGACGAGGCGCGCGCGCTGCTGAAGCTCCGCGCGGCCTGA
- a CDS encoding enoyl-CoA hydratase-related protein → MGEHIRTALEGGVQTVTLARPEARNAMSRAMIEELLAALREAEASDDVRALVLRGEGGHFCAGGDIKDMAKARMAPAELSGAQVDADPVAALNAMFGRIALAWARTPLPTVAVLEGAVMGGGFGVACTADVAIATTTADFRLPETSLGVIPAQIAPFLIERLGYSEAKRLAVTGARLDAAAALKVGLVHHVCEPDALEGLLGATLRQILRCAPRATAETKRLLHTLYEGVTEAQIDHAARAFSEAARGDEAAEGMSAFIAKRKPSWAPTE, encoded by the coding sequence GTGGGCGAGCACATCCGCACCGCGCTCGAGGGCGGCGTCCAGACCGTCACGCTCGCGCGGCCCGAGGCGCGCAACGCGATGTCGCGCGCCATGATCGAGGAGCTGCTCGCGGCGCTGCGCGAGGCCGAGGCGAGCGACGACGTGCGCGCGCTCGTCCTGCGCGGCGAGGGCGGGCACTTCTGCGCGGGCGGGGACATCAAGGACATGGCGAAGGCGCGCATGGCCCCGGCCGAGCTGTCGGGGGCACAGGTCGACGCGGATCCCGTGGCCGCGCTGAACGCGATGTTCGGCCGCATCGCGCTCGCCTGGGCGCGCACCCCGCTGCCCACCGTGGCCGTGCTCGAGGGCGCGGTGATGGGCGGCGGGTTCGGGGTGGCGTGCACCGCCGACGTGGCCATCGCGACCACCACCGCGGACTTCCGCCTGCCCGAGACCTCGCTCGGGGTGATCCCGGCGCAGATCGCGCCGTTCCTGATCGAGCGGCTCGGCTACTCCGAGGCCAAGCGGCTCGCGGTGACCGGCGCGCGGCTCGACGCCGCCGCGGCGCTGAAGGTCGGGCTGGTGCACCACGTCTGCGAGCCGGACGCGCTCGAGGGCCTGCTCGGCGCGACGCTGCGGCAGATCCTGCGCTGCGCCCCCAGGGCCACGGCGGAGACCAAGCGGCTCCTCCACACCCTCTACGAGGGAGTCACCGAGGCGCAGATCGACCACGCCGCGCGGGCGTTCTCCGAGGCCGCGCGCGGCGACGAGGCGGCCGAGGGCATGTCCGCCTTCATCGCGAAGCGAAAGCCCAGCTGGGCCCCGACGGAATAA
- a CDS encoding NAD(P)/FAD-dependent oxidoreductase has translation MEHLDVLIVGAGISGIGAAYHLQTLCPGRTYAVLEGREDIGGTWDLFRYPGIRSDSDMYTLGFRFKPWKEEKAIADGPDILKYLRETAEENGIDEHIRFSHHVTRAAWSSESDTWTVDVLDKRSGTESTLTCNFLFMCTGYYDYDEGYTPDFAGMDRFGGRVVHPQKWTEDIDYEGKRVVVIGSGATAVTLVPALAEKAAHVTMLQRTPSYVVTVPGEDPVAKLLRRRLPPAAHYRVMRWKNVLVSLGLYTASRKAPGRMRALFKKGVQNELGEDYDVETHFDPPYDPWDQRLCLVPDSDLFRAIKSGDASVVTDHIETFTEKGLKLRSGEEIEADIIVTATGLKLCFMSNIALSVDGEAIEPKKLWTYKAMMFSDVPNLALWFGYTNASWTLKADLTSEYVCRLLNHMKKHGQTRFVPRAKDPTLEERPFVDLSSGYIERAQGALPKQGSKRPWRLHMNYILDVLSIRYSRVDDDAMELR, from the coding sequence ATGGAACACCTCGACGTCCTCATCGTCGGCGCCGGCATCTCCGGCATCGGCGCCGCCTATCACCTGCAGACCCTCTGCCCGGGGCGGACCTACGCCGTGCTCGAAGGCCGCGAGGACATCGGTGGGACCTGGGATCTCTTCCGCTACCCGGGCATCCGCTCGGACTCGGACATGTACACGCTCGGCTTCCGCTTCAAACCGTGGAAGGAGGAGAAGGCCATCGCCGACGGGCCGGACATCCTGAAGTACCTGCGGGAGACGGCCGAAGAGAACGGCATCGACGAGCACATCCGCTTCTCGCACCACGTCACCCGCGCGGCCTGGTCGAGCGAGAGCGACACGTGGACGGTGGACGTGCTCGACAAGCGCAGCGGCACCGAGTCGACGTTGACGTGCAACTTCCTCTTCATGTGCACCGGCTACTACGACTACGACGAGGGCTACACGCCGGACTTCGCGGGCATGGACCGCTTCGGCGGGCGCGTCGTGCACCCGCAGAAGTGGACCGAGGACATCGACTACGAGGGCAAGCGCGTCGTCGTGATCGGCAGCGGGGCCACCGCCGTGACCCTGGTGCCCGCGCTCGCGGAGAAGGCGGCGCACGTCACCATGCTCCAGCGCACCCCGAGCTACGTCGTGACCGTGCCCGGGGAGGACCCCGTCGCGAAGCTGCTCCGCCGCCGCCTCCCGCCCGCCGCGCACTACCGCGTGATGCGCTGGAAGAACGTGCTCGTCAGCCTCGGCCTCTACACCGCGTCCCGCAAGGCGCCTGGCAGGATGCGCGCGCTCTTCAAGAAGGGCGTCCAGAACGAGCTGGGCGAGGACTACGACGTCGAGACGCACTTCGACCCGCCCTACGACCCCTGGGATCAGCGCCTCTGCCTCGTGCCCGACTCGGACCTCTTCCGCGCCATCAAGAGCGGCGACGCGAGCGTGGTCACCGACCACATCGAGACCTTCACCGAGAAGGGGCTGAAGCTCCGCTCGGGCGAGGAGATCGAGGCCGACATCATCGTCACCGCGACCGGGCTCAAGCTCTGCTTCATGAGCAACATCGCGCTCAGCGTGGACGGCGAGGCCATCGAGCCGAAGAAGCTCTGGACCTACAAGGCGATGATGTTCAGCGACGTCCCGAACCTCGCGCTCTGGTTCGGCTACACCAACGCCTCGTGGACGCTGAAGGCCGACCTGACGAGCGAGTACGTCTGTCGCCTGCTCAACCACATGAAGAAGCACGGCCAGACGCGCTTCGTGCCGCGGGCCAAGGACCCGACGCTCGAGGAGCGGCCCTTCGTCGACCTCAGCTCCGGCTACATCGAGCGCGCCCAGGGTGCGCTGCCGAAGCAGGGCTCCAAGCGCCCCTGGCGCCTCCACATGAACTACATCCTCGACGTGCTCAGCATCCGCTACAGCCGGGTCGACGACGACGCGATGGAGCTGCGCTGA
- a CDS encoding MerR family DNA-binding transcriptional regulator: MAESPQSFVRAHREGATGEVWGIGELARELDTTARAIRFYESKGLLDPQRVGATRVYGRRERARLQLILRAKSLGLSLREIKRYLDLYGERGEGRSRQLEMVVQRTGEMIAELEAKRAEIDKTLAELRHIRRESQKTLDARED, encoded by the coding sequence ATGGCCGAGTCCCCGCAGAGCTTCGTTCGCGCGCACCGCGAGGGCGCGACCGGCGAGGTCTGGGGCATCGGCGAGCTGGCCCGCGAGCTCGACACGACGGCGCGCGCGATCCGCTTCTACGAGTCGAAGGGCCTGCTCGACCCGCAGCGGGTCGGGGCCACGCGCGTCTACGGCCGGCGCGAGCGGGCGCGGCTCCAGCTCATCCTCCGCGCGAAGTCGCTCGGTCTCTCGCTCCGCGAGATCAAGCGCTACCTCGACCTCTACGGCGAGCGCGGCGAGGGCCGCTCGAGGCAGCTCGAGATGGTCGTGCAGCGCACGGGCGAGATGATCGCGGAGCTCGAGGCCAAGCGGGCCGAGATCGACAAGACCCTCGCGGAGCTGCGTCACATCCGGCGCGAGAGCCAGAAGACGCTCGACGCGCGCGAGGACTGA
- a CDS encoding serine/threonine-protein kinase, with the protein MSQDSADEAPGETEVHADWIGRVIEDRYRIEELLAEGGMGAVFEATHLRMDRRVALKIVHPDHMDNAVVVQRFQREVKAHGRLDHPNVVAALDCGTTKGGEAYLVTQLARGENLADVLEVGALGWRRACELGAEIADALYAAHQAGVVHRDLKPSNVILVPDDDGVEHARLIDFGIARFLEEEEPRAAAAATGGAKSLTEVGTAVGTVGYMAPEQGLGQPVDSRTDLYSLGVLLFEMVTGQPLFDRRTLTMTSYITRQLTEEAPALGDLVEGVPPALGDLVQQLLAGKRAERLGDAREARERLRELAAWVEPEATDAVTEETEAVAPPAVESAAPAPAPAPRRAPAPRRAEPLLERVRARPWGFAVGVTVLALVGIVWLAVGGDEPAGKPPKAEHVAPAVEAPAIAPMQAELALLLAEEVDWRARREAARAIWDFTPREALDPLTLNLARLQLVADCDARRRTIRDLAELGDPRALEPLARHRRNRRDRCRLQDEFMRAERELRAP; encoded by the coding sequence ATGAGCCAGGACTCCGCCGACGAAGCACCGGGCGAGACCGAAGTGCACGCCGACTGGATCGGCCGCGTGATCGAGGACCGCTACCGGATCGAGGAGCTCCTCGCCGAGGGCGGCATGGGGGCGGTCTTCGAGGCGACGCATCTGCGGATGGACCGCCGGGTGGCGCTGAAGATCGTGCACCCCGACCACATGGACAACGCGGTCGTGGTGCAGCGCTTCCAGCGCGAGGTGAAGGCGCACGGGCGGCTCGATCACCCCAACGTGGTGGCCGCGCTCGACTGTGGGACGACGAAGGGCGGCGAGGCCTACCTCGTCACGCAGCTCGCGCGGGGCGAGAACCTCGCCGACGTGCTGGAGGTGGGCGCGCTCGGGTGGCGGCGCGCGTGTGAGCTGGGCGCGGAGATCGCCGACGCCCTCTACGCGGCGCACCAGGCGGGCGTGGTCCACCGCGACCTGAAGCCGTCCAACGTGATCCTCGTGCCCGACGACGACGGCGTGGAGCACGCGCGGCTGATCGACTTCGGGATCGCGCGCTTCCTCGAGGAGGAGGAGCCGCGCGCGGCGGCGGCCGCGACCGGCGGGGCCAAGTCGCTGACCGAGGTCGGCACCGCGGTCGGCACGGTGGGCTACATGGCGCCGGAGCAGGGGCTCGGGCAGCCGGTCGACTCGCGCACCGACCTCTACTCGCTCGGGGTGTTGCTCTTCGAGATGGTCACCGGCCAGCCGCTCTTCGATCGGCGCACGCTGACGATGACCAGCTACATCACGCGCCAGCTGACCGAGGAGGCGCCCGCGCTGGGCGATCTCGTCGAGGGCGTCCCACCCGCGCTGGGCGATCTGGTGCAGCAGCTCCTGGCGGGCAAGCGCGCCGAGCGGCTCGGGGACGCGCGCGAGGCGCGGGAGCGGCTCCGGGAGCTGGCCGCCTGGGTGGAGCCGGAGGCCACGGACGCGGTGACGGAGGAGACCGAGGCCGTCGCGCCGCCTGCCGTCGAGAGCGCGGCGCCCGCGCCCGCTCCCGCGCCGAGACGCGCTCCGGCGCCGAGGCGCGCCGAGCCGCTGCTCGAGCGGGTGCGCGCGCGACCCTGGGGATTCGCGGTCGGGGTGACCGTGCTCGCGCTGGTGGGCATCGTCTGGCTGGCCGTCGGAGGCGACGAGCCCGCGGGCAAGCCGCCCAAGGCCGAGCACGTCGCGCCCGCCGTGGAGGCCCCCGCGATCGCGCCGATGCAGGCGGAGCTCGCGCTGCTGCTCGCCGAGGAGGTCGACTGGCGAGCCCGGCGCGAGGCGGCGCGGGCGATCTGGGACTTCACGCCGCGCGAGGCGCTCGACCCGCTGACGCTGAACCTGGCGCGCCTCCAGCTGGTGGCCGACTGCGACGCGCGCCGCCGCACCATCCGCGACCTCGCGGAGCTCGGGGATCCGCGGGCCCTCGAGCCCCTCGCGCGTCACCGCCGAAACCGGCGCGACCGCTGTCGCCTGCAAGACGAGTTCATGCGGGCCGAGCGGGAGCTGCGCGCGCCCTGA
- a CDS encoding NAD-dependent epimerase/dehydratase family protein yields the protein MENVSNGSRSRHVVFGAGQIGPRLADALAARGHAVRVVRRSARPVGEHEVVSGDARDAAFARRASEGAAALYHCMNPSAYRRRAWEEELPAMMEALIDAALANDARLVVLDNLYAYGPTEGARTEATRLAASGRKGRVRARCAEMLERARDARGLRYVVGRAGDFFGPDADEALVSPAAVQGIAAGARPLALGDPDAPHAFSFTDDVVQALARLGDAPDVEGEVFHLPVHVVSPRELYARIGARFGVTARPRRLGRLALWLLWPFASLFRELLETLYQWDRPFLVDDARFRARFPDVGVTLEEAIDGTVAAAQGSSTEAQGGSKASSSQSAALPSL from the coding sequence ATGGAGAACGTCTCGAATGGATCCCGCTCACGTCACGTGGTGTTCGGCGCCGGACAGATCGGCCCTCGACTGGCCGACGCCCTGGCCGCGCGCGGTCACGCGGTGCGGGTGGTGCGGCGGTCGGCGCGCCCCGTGGGCGAGCACGAGGTGGTGAGCGGCGACGCGCGTGACGCGGCGTTCGCGCGGAGGGCCTCGGAGGGCGCCGCGGCGCTCTACCACTGCATGAACCCGTCGGCGTACCGGCGCCGCGCCTGGGAGGAGGAGCTCCCCGCGATGATGGAGGCGCTGATCGACGCGGCGCTCGCGAACGACGCCCGCCTGGTCGTGCTCGACAACCTCTACGCGTACGGCCCGACGGAGGGCGCGCGGACCGAGGCGACGCGGCTCGCGGCGAGCGGCCGCAAGGGCCGGGTCCGGGCGCGATGCGCAGAGATGCTCGAGCGCGCACGGGACGCGCGTGGCCTGCGCTACGTGGTGGGCCGGGCCGGCGACTTCTTCGGGCCCGACGCGGACGAGGCGCTGGTCTCCCCCGCCGCTGTCCAGGGCATCGCGGCGGGAGCGCGGCCCCTCGCGCTCGGCGATCCCGACGCGCCGCACGCGTTCAGCTTCACCGACGACGTCGTGCAGGCGCTGGCGCGGCTCGGCGACGCGCCCGACGTCGAGGGCGAGGTCTTCCACCTCCCCGTGCACGTCGTGTCTCCGCGCGAGCTCTACGCCCGCATCGGCGCGCGCTTCGGCGTGACCGCGCGCCCCCGCCGCCTCGGCCGCCTGGCCTTGTGGCTGCTCTGGCCCTTCGCGTCGCTGTTCCGCGAGCTGCTCGAGACGCTCTACCAGTGGGACCGGCCGTTCCTGGTCGACGACGCGCGCTTCCGCGCCCGCTTCCCCGACGTGGGCGTCACGCTCGAGGAGGCCATCGACGGGACGGTGGCGGCGGCTCAGGGCAGCTCGACCGAGGCGCAGGGCGGGTCGAAGGCCAGCTCGTCGCAGTCGGCGGCGCTTCCGTCGCTGTGA
- a CDS encoding ureidoglycolate lyase, producing the protein MLARPLTEDAYAPYGAVVEAKAAPPREANHGRAEAWDDLAPLVNARQGARPTVSLFRCAPLEGTRLSVRRLERHAHSTQLFVPMNARRYLVVVARGGETPDLSTLAAFVASGTQAITYAPGVWHHPMVALDALVDGPIDFVNFIHSDGSAADCDELAFDPPCASVELP; encoded by the coding sequence GTGCTGGCGCGCCCGCTGACCGAGGACGCGTACGCCCCCTACGGCGCCGTGGTCGAGGCGAAGGCCGCCCCGCCGCGTGAGGCCAACCACGGGCGCGCCGAGGCGTGGGACGACCTGGCCCCGCTGGTGAACGCGCGCCAGGGCGCGAGGCCGACGGTGTCGCTCTTCCGCTGCGCGCCCCTCGAGGGGACGCGTCTTTCCGTGCGGCGGCTCGAGCGCCACGCCCACAGCACGCAGCTCTTCGTCCCGATGAACGCGCGCCGCTACCTCGTGGTCGTCGCGCGCGGCGGCGAGACGCCCGATCTGTCCACGCTCGCCGCGTTCGTCGCCTCGGGCACCCAGGCCATCACCTACGCGCCAGGCGTCTGGCACCACCCGATGGTCGCGCTCGACGCGCTGGTCGACGGGCCGATCGACTTCGTCAACTTCATTCACAGCGACGGAAGCGCCGCCGACTGCGACGAGCTGGCCTTCGACCCGCCCTGCGCCTCGGTCGAGCTGCCCTGA
- a CDS encoding DUF962 domain-containing protein, translated as MSDATLTPASTRPVDHLLARYGESHQNDTNERIHWICVPVIVWTVIALLWSIPTPDAFSALPLLNWATLTLAGALAYYVYLSPPLAAGLAVFSATSAALIVGYESTALASTLPLWGLALSLFVLAWIGQFIGHKIEGKKPSFLDDLTFLLIGPAWLLHFVYRKLGVAY; from the coding sequence ATGTCCGACGCCACGCTCACCCCCGCCTCGACCCGCCCCGTCGACCACCTGCTCGCCCGCTACGGCGAGAGCCACCAGAACGACACCAACGAGCGCATCCACTGGATCTGCGTGCCCGTCATCGTGTGGACGGTCATCGCGCTCCTCTGGTCGATCCCGACGCCAGACGCGTTCTCGGCCCTCCCCTTGCTCAACTGGGCGACCCTGACCCTCGCCGGCGCGCTGGCCTACTACGTCTACCTGTCGCCGCCGCTGGCGGCCGGGCTCGCGGTGTTCTCCGCGACGTCGGCGGCGCTCATCGTCGGCTACGAGTCCACGGCCCTCGCGAGCACCCTCCCCCTCTGGGGCCTCGCGCTGTCGCTCTTCGTGCTCGCCTGGATCGGGCAGTTCATAGGCCACAAGATCGAGGGCAAGAAGCCGTCCTTCCTCGATGACCTGACGTTCCTCCTCATCGGCCCCGCCTGGCTCCTCCACTTCGTGTACCGCAAGCTCGGGGTAGCCTACTGA
- a CDS encoding acyl-CoA dehydrogenase family protein: protein MERTPEHEQLAQTVIKFCETEINPYVDEWEAAEEFPSHEVFKKLGDLGILGVKYPEQFGGAGLDFTYSVVVAEALGACNAAGVPLAIGVQTDMCTPALARFGSDELRAQYLTPSIAGDLVGAIGVSEPNAGSDVAGLSTTARREGDDWVINGTKMWITNGMKADWVCLLANTSDEGGPHKNKSLFVVPMDAKGIDRQKIHKIGMNASDTAQLFFENVRIPKGNLIGQEGMGFFYQMMQFQEERLWGAANSLLFMDRIIDETIKYTRERKAFGQSILDNQVVHYRLAELRTEVEALRSLVYRAAADYVQGKDALRMASMCKLKSGRLARELCDSCLQYWGGMGYSAESFVSRAFRDARLISIGGGADEVMLGILCKLEGTLPRRKKEK, encoded by the coding sequence ATGGAACGCACCCCCGAGCACGAGCAGCTGGCGCAGACCGTCATCAAGTTCTGCGAGACCGAGATCAACCCGTACGTCGACGAGTGGGAGGCGGCGGAGGAGTTCCCCTCGCACGAGGTCTTCAAGAAGCTGGGCGACCTCGGCATCCTCGGCGTGAAGTACCCCGAGCAGTTCGGCGGCGCGGGGCTCGACTTCACCTACTCGGTCGTCGTCGCGGAGGCCCTCGGCGCGTGCAACGCGGCCGGCGTCCCGCTCGCGATCGGCGTGCAGACCGACATGTGCACGCCCGCGCTCGCGCGCTTCGGCTCGGACGAGCTCCGCGCCCAGTACCTGACCCCCTCCATCGCGGGCGACCTCGTCGGGGCCATCGGCGTCAGCGAGCCCAACGCGGGCTCGGACGTCGCGGGCCTCTCGACCACGGCGCGCCGCGAGGGCGACGACTGGGTGATCAACGGCACCAAGATGTGGATCACCAACGGGATGAAGGCCGACTGGGTCTGCCTCCTCGCGAACACGAGCGACGAGGGCGGGCCGCACAAGAACAAGTCGCTCTTCGTCGTGCCCATGGACGCCAAGGGCATCGACCGGCAGAAGATCCACAAGATCGGGATGAACGCGAGCGACACCGCGCAGCTCTTCTTCGAGAACGTGCGCATCCCGAAGGGCAACCTCATCGGTCAAGAAGGCATGGGCTTCTTCTACCAGATGATGCAGTTCCAGGAGGAGCGCCTCTGGGGCGCGGCCAACTCGCTGCTCTTCATGGACCGGATCATCGACGAGACGATCAAGTACACGCGCGAGCGCAAGGCGTTCGGGCAGTCCATCCTCGACAACCAGGTCGTGCACTACCGGCTCGCGGAGCTGCGCACCGAGGTCGAGGCGCTTCGCAGCCTCGTCTACCGCGCGGCCGCCGACTACGTGCAGGGCAAGGACGCGCTGCGCATGGCCTCGATGTGCAAGCTCAAGAGCGGCCGGCTCGCGCGCGAGCTCTGCGACTCGTGCCTCCAGTACTGGGGCGGCATGGGCTACAGCGCGGAGAGCTTCGTCTCGCGCGCCTTCCGGGACGCGCGCCTGATCTCCATCGGCGGCGGCGCGGACGAGGTCATGCTCGGCATCCTCTGCAAGCTCGAGGGCACCCTGCCCCGCCGCAAGAAGGAGAAGTGA
- a CDS encoding VOC family protein, whose protein sequence is MEVLQSRILLRPRDPERTRRFYGETLELPVYREFSGGVVYFLGGGFLEISGRADATATDATQLWIQVRDVDATHARLEGQGVPIDEPPVDKPWGLRELRARDPDGRRLIFVQVPADHPLRRDRR, encoded by the coding sequence ATGGAAGTGCTTCAGAGCCGGATCCTGCTGCGCCCCCGCGACCCGGAGCGGACGCGGCGCTTCTACGGGGAGACGCTCGAGCTGCCCGTCTACCGCGAGTTCTCGGGAGGCGTCGTCTACTTCCTCGGCGGCGGCTTCCTGGAGATCTCCGGCCGCGCCGACGCGACCGCCACGGACGCGACCCAGCTCTGGATCCAGGTGCGCGACGTCGACGCGACCCACGCGCGGCTCGAGGGCCAGGGCGTGCCCATCGACGAGCCCCCGGTCGACAAGCCGTGGGGCCTGCGCGAGCTGCGCGCCCGCGATCCGGACGGCCGGCGGCTGATCTTCGTGCAGGTCCCGGCCGACCACCCGCTCCGGCGCGACCGGCGCTGA
- a CDS encoding TetR/AcrR family transcriptional regulator produces MPPKPRYDRETVLDAALEVARHDGLSAVTARSVAKRLGASTAPVTSYFDSMEALSRAVVERVVATLVGRIADSASRMSGDDPLHVAAFAMARFAADEPRLYEALFLVPHATPPDWVALRRGFAEGLGETARYAGLPSKARDAVAWRASVVTHGICIEVWSGRWAKTSDAALKRLVVELVEPVIARFLDERA; encoded by the coding sequence GTGCCGCCCAAGCCCCGCTACGACCGCGAGACCGTGCTCGACGCCGCCCTGGAGGTGGCCCGCCACGACGGCCTCTCCGCGGTGACCGCGCGCTCGGTCGCCAAGCGCCTCGGCGCCTCGACCGCGCCCGTGACCAGCTACTTCGACAGCATGGAGGCGCTGAGCCGCGCGGTGGTCGAGCGCGTGGTGGCCACGCTGGTCGGGCGCATCGCCGATAGCGCCTCACGCATGAGTGGCGACGACCCGCTGCACGTGGCCGCCTTCGCCATGGCGCGCTTCGCGGCCGACGAGCCGCGGCTCTACGAGGCCCTCTTCCTCGTGCCGCACGCCACGCCGCCGGACTGGGTCGCGCTGCGGCGAGGCTTCGCGGAGGGGCTCGGCGAGACCGCGCGCTACGCAGGGCTCCCCAGCAAGGCGCGCGACGCGGTGGCCTGGCGCGCTTCGGTCGTCACCCACGGCATCTGCATCGAGGTGTGGTCGGGGCGGTGGGCCAAGACCTCGGACGCCGCCCTGAAGCGCCTGGTCGTGGAGCTCGTCGAGCCCGTCATCGCTCGCTTCCTGGACGAGCGGGCGTAG
- a CDS encoding LysR family transcriptional regulator, translated as MYLAGLDLNLLLALDRLIAHRSVTEAARALGVTQPAMSRTLGRLRDALDDPLFVREGRALVPTPRALALAPKVTAAVRAAAAVFEPDAPFDPVAERGSFTLGMGEETQRAFAPAIVARLWADAPGLDLRFRPLSVRSVEESRRGELDLALGPDLSALPRVASGGVDLSELVQRPVYERRFVVVSSPAHPRRRLGLKTFARLPHVVAGPDSSGRGFIDDYLEGHDLARRVAAAVTTFDAAAALVAESALIATLPDDVVRTSPRRLVTAPPPVPIPPVPMLLLWHPRDTTDARHRFVRERVAEAIQSALGAR; from the coding sequence ATGTATCTGGCCGGCCTGGATCTCAACCTGCTCCTCGCGCTCGATCGTCTGATCGCGCACCGCAGCGTCACCGAGGCGGCGCGGGCCCTCGGGGTCACGCAGCCGGCGATGAGCCGCACCCTCGGGCGCCTGCGCGACGCGCTCGACGACCCGCTCTTCGTGCGGGAGGGGCGCGCCCTCGTGCCGACCCCACGCGCCCTCGCGCTCGCGCCGAAGGTGACGGCCGCGGTGCGCGCGGCGGCGGCGGTGTTCGAGCCGGACGCGCCCTTCGACCCCGTCGCGGAGCGCGGCTCCTTCACGCTCGGCATGGGCGAAGAGACGCAGCGCGCGTTCGCGCCCGCCATTGTCGCCCGCCTCTGGGCCGACGCGCCCGGCCTGGATCTGCGGTTCCGGCCGCTCTCGGTGCGGAGCGTGGAGGAGTCGCGCCGCGGCGAGCTGGATCTCGCGCTCGGGCCGGACCTGTCGGCCCTTCCTCGCGTCGCGAGCGGCGGCGTGGACCTGAGCGAGCTGGTGCAGCGCCCGGTCTACGAGCGCCGCTTCGTCGTCGTCTCGTCGCCCGCGCACCCGCGCCGCCGGCTGGGTCTGAAGACCTTCGCGCGGCTGCCGCACGTCGTCGCCGGCCCCGACTCGAGCGGGCGTGGCTTCATCGACGACTACCTCGAGGGCCACGACCTCGCGCGCCGGGTCGCGGCCGCGGTCACCACCTTCGACGCGGCCGCGGCGCTCGTCGCCGAGAGCGCGCTCATCGCGACCTTGCCGGACGACGTCGTGCGGACGAGCCCGCGCCGCCTGGTCACGGCGCCGCCGCCGGTCCCCATCCCGCCCGTGCCGATGCTGCTGCTGTGGCATCCGCGAGACACCACCGACGCGCGGCATCGCTTCGTGAGGGAGCGCGTCGCCGAGGCCATCCAGAGCGCGCTCGGCGCCCGGTGA